In the genome of Rhodothermales bacterium, the window GAACGGGATCGAGTCGTTTACCTCCGTCCACATGCCCGACGCCCCCGTGGGCGCCTCGGGCGGCTGGTCGGCGGACGACACCTTCGAGCTCAAGCTCGTGGTATACGAGTCGCCGTTTTACACCAGCATGACGTTCCGTTTCGACGGCGACACTGTGACGGTCGACGGCATTCGCAACCCGTCGCGGGGCGAACGCGCCTCGCCGCAGCTGGTGGGTACGGCGAAATGATCGCCGGCGCCAGCCTCATTCCCCAAAGTATTTCTTCCGCACGCTCTCGGGCTGCCAGCGGTCGGGCGAGCGCGTGAAGGTACGGTAGTCGTACTCCATCGGCATCCGTTCTTCCGACGTGAGCGGATGCGGGTCATGGGCGCGCTGCTGCCAGTCCGCCAGGAGCTCCATGAGATGGGCGACGCGTTCGGCCTGATCGGGCGACTCGGCGAGATTGTTCAGCTCGTTTGGATCGGCGGCGAGGTTGAAGAGCTGGTTGTAGTGCAGTTTCGGGTAGCGGATCAGCTTCCAGTCTCCTTCGTGTACCGACCGCATGAGGTCCTCGTACGTCGTGAAGAGCGAGGGGCGGACGGCGCCCTCCTCACCGCGCCACAGCGGCGCGAGATCGACGCCTTCCGAGCCCTCGACGGTGGGCAGTCCGAGCCGGCGGACGAGCGTGGGAAAGATATCGTAGAGGTAGGTGTACGCGTCCGTTTCGCCGTGCGGGATGCCCGGGCCGGCGAAGACCAGCGGCACCCGGCTGCTGTGCTCGTACAGGCTTTGTTTACCGAGCAAGCCGTGGCTGCCCAGCGCCAGGCCGTTATCGGCCGCGAAGACGACGAGGGTGTTGTCCGCCTTGCCCGCGCGGCGCAGCGCGGCGAGGATGCGTCCGATCTGGGCGTCGGTGTGGGTGACGAGGCCGTAATATTCCGCGAGCTGGGCGCGTATGACCGACTCGGTTCGCGGCCACGCCGCGAGTTGCTCGTCGCGTCCGGTGAGCCATCCGTTGTGGAAGGGATGCGCCGGCATGAAGTTGGCCGGGAGCGGCACCGCGTCGGGCGGGTACATCTCCGCGTAGGGTCCGGGCGGGGTGCGGGGATCGTGTGGCGTGCTGAAGGCCACATAGGCCAGAAACGGCGTGTCGGAGCCCGACTGCGCCGCGAGAAAGTCGATGGCGGCATCCGCGTACAGCTCGGCGGAGAAGCTCATCGTGTCGGGGTCGGTATAGGTGCCGTCCGGCTTGAGATCGCGCACCGGCACCTTGAAATGGTCGGCCATCCCACCGAAAAAGACGCGCCGGCCAACCGAAAAACTGCGCGCGAACGAAGCCTGGCTGTTGTGCCATTTGCCCGTACCGAACGTGGTATAGCCCCGTCCCCGCATCATTTCCGGATAGGTCGCCACCGTATCCAGGTTGTCGTACACATTAAACAGGCTGCGCCCGCTCATGAGCATGGCCCGGCTTGGCGCGCACACGGCGCCGTGGTGCGACCCCATCACGTAGTTGCGCCGGAAGCTGAAGCCCGTGCCGATGAGGCTGTCCATCGTCGGCGTGCGGATGGCCGGATTGTCGTAGGCTCCGATGGCGTCGGCGCGTTGATCGTCGGTAAAGAGGATGAGGATGTTGGGCGTGCCAGGCGGCGGGGGTGGCGCGGCCGGCTCGGGCCGGCGGCAGCCCGTGAGGGCGAGGATCGTCATCAGCAACGCGGCCGACAGCGCGGACAGATCGCGAACGTTCATAACAGTCGAGTCGAGGAAGGCTGGCGGGATACGGATCGCCGGTATCCGAAGCAGGCTACCGGTTCGGGGCATGGGATGCCGGGCCGGCCACAATATATACATTTAACATTTCTAAGCGATTTTGCAGCCGTGTGGGGCCCCTGGAAGTGAACTCAACCGGATTGTAGACGTTCATGCTTGCCGCCCCCCTATCCGGGGCGCTCCCTTCCTTCAGGCACGCCACGTTCGAATCTCCGGTGGATCTTCGAAAATACATTGCTCCCGACCAGGCCGTCTTCCCGGCGTTGCTGGACCACATCACGGATGTGTGCCTGGCTATCGACACAGAGGGACGGATTCGATTTGCCAACCGGGCCAGCGAGCGGCTCATGCGCCGGCCGCTGGATCAGCTTGCCGGCTTGCACTTGTTCACGCTGGTGCACGAGGACGATCACGCGGCGATCACCGAACTCCTGACCCAGCTGGCCGAGTCCCCGGAGGACGTGCTCCACCACACGTTCCGCCTCGCGGTGAACGACGCGACACGCATCCTCGAATCCACCTGGTCCACGGCGCGTCGATCCGATACCGAGATCCTCTTCTTGATGAACGCCCACGACGCCACGGAGCGGGTAAGCGCCCAGATGAAGGTCCGGCAGCGGGAGGAGGAGCTGGCGCGGGCCGAACGGGTCGCGCAGCTGGCTACGTGGGAGCGCAACCTGACGACAAATCAATTCTCGGCGTCGAAACAGTTGCTCGAGATTTACGGGATCTCGCGCGATTCGAACATAGCGTTCAAGGATCTGGCGCGTTTTGTCCCGCCGGAGGACCTCGCGATGGTCCAGGAATCGATGCACCATGCCCAGCAGTCGCTGGGCTCGATCGCTATCGATCACCGCATCACCCGGATGGACGGGCAGGAACGCATCGTGCACATCCGCGGGACGGTGGAGCTGAACGGGAAAGACTTCATCATGTACGGCACCGCACAGGACGTGACGGAGATGCGCACGATGGAGCGCGCCCTGCGCGCGAGCGAACAGCGGTTCCGGGCCATCTTCGATTCCACGTTCCAGTTCATCGGGCTGATGAAGCCGGACGGGACGCTGATCGAAGCCAACGAGACGGCGCTTCGTTTCGCCGGCGTGGAGCGGGAGGACGTGATCGACCGGCCGTTCTGGGATTGCTACTGGTGGTCGATCGGCACGGCGCAGCAGGAGCGCCTCAAGGAAGCGGTGCGTGTGGCCGCCAGCGGGCGGTTCGTCCGCTACAATACCGAAGTGTACGGCGCCGGGGAACGGCTGACGACCATCGACTTCAGCATCAAGCCGATTTTCGGGGCGGACGGGCAGGTCGTCATGCTCATCCCGGAAGGCCGCGACATCACAGATGAGATGGCGGCCCAGCGCGCGCTCCAGAACAGCGAAGCCCTCTATCGCTCGCTCGTGACGAGCCTGAGCGACGGGGTGTTGCTCATCGACGCCGACGGACAGATCGTGGCCACCAACCCGAGCGCCGAACGCATGCTCGGGCAGCCCGAGCACGTGCTTATCGGACGCAATGTGCGGGATGACTGGCACGCCGTGCGCGAGGACGGCTCGGCGCTGTCGCCCGAGGAATACCCCGCGGTCCGCGCGCTCGAGAGCCGCGAGCCGCTCCGCAATCAGGTGATCGGCTTGCAGATGCCCGCCGGCGGCATGCGGTGGGTATCGATCAATGCCGAGCCCATCGCCCGGTTCGAGGGCGGGTACGACAATGCCGTGGTGCTCTCGCTGACGGACCTGACGTCGCGCATCCGGCATGAAGAGCAGCTGCAGCGGTCGCACCGCCGGCTGCGCGAACTCGCCGCCCAGCTGCACTCCGCGCAGGAGGAAGAACGCGCCCGCATCGCCCGCGAGGTGCACGACGTGCTCGGCCAGGCCATGACGTCGCTCCGCCTCGACATCGTATGGCTGCTCGACCACTATCCCGTCGATGACCCCGCCTTCAGCAAGCGCGCCAACGCCACGCTGAAACTGGTGGAGGAGACGATCACCACCGTGCGCCGGATCTCCCACGAGCTTCGGCCGGGCGTGCTCGATCACTTCGGCCTGCCGACCGCGATCGAGTGGCTGTGCGAACAGCACCAGCAGCGGACCGACATCGCGTTCACGACGGTCGACGAAACGGACGGTCTGATCGACGATTTAGACCCCAAGCTCGCTATCGCACTGTTTCGTATCTTCCAGGAAGCGCTGAACAACGTCATGAAGCATGCGGATGCCGCCTCCGTGCGGACCCATCTCGAGATCGTCGGCGATTCGCTCCGTGTCGAGATTGCCGACGACGGGCGCGGTATCACGCCCGACGACATCGAACACGCGACTTCGCTCGGATTGCTGAACATGCGCGAACGTATCCTCCCCTGGAACGGCACCATTTCCATCGCCGGCGAACCGGACCAGGGCACCTGCATTACCGTCACCGTCCCACTCCCTTAAGCCGTCCGCGCACTACCGTATGATTCGCGTTCTCGTTGCCGACGACCATGCCGTCGTGCGTAGAGGTCTCGTGCAGATCATCTCAGAGACCATGGACATCCAAGTCACCGACCAGGCCGGTTCGGCGGATGAGGTGTTCACACTCGTGCGCAGCAAGGCGTATGATGTGCTCGTACTCGACCTGAACCTGGGCGAGGCGAGCGGCCTCGAGGTCTTGAAGCAGATCAAGGCCGAACTCTCGAACCTGCCCGTGCTGATCCTCAGCGTATATCCCGAGAACCAGTTCGCCGTCCGCACCCTGCGCGCCGGCGCCGCCGGGTATCTCAACAAGGATAGCGCACCGGAGCAGCTCGTACAGGCGATTCGCCGGGTCTCCGAAAACAAACGGTATGTGAGCCCCGCCGTCGCCGAGGAGCTGCTCTTTCAGCTGGACTCGGACACCGACGGGCCCCTCCACGAGACCCTGTCGGACCGCGAATTCCAGGTCATGCGCCAGCTGGCGTCCGGAAAAACGGTCAGCGAGATCGCCGAAAGCCTGGCGCTCAGCGTCAAGACGGTCAGCACCTACCGGTCTCGCGTGCTCGAAAAGATGAACATGAAGAGCAACGCCGAACTGACGCATTACGCCATCAAGAACGACCTCATCCTCTAACGGATGGGCACGCGGTTGTAGGAATCATCCTACGCCGGATTTCCCCATCGTCCGATTGGTACGACGGGCGTTATCCCCCATCTTGGTACCGGAAGCCAGAAAACCGACCGGCGAAGCGATTCTCCCTTCTCTGCCCCACCCGCCCTTCGCTCCCTGGCACTCGCCGTTTGTATCGTTTATTTGCAACGTACCATGGACCGACCTGACACCCTGGAGGTATTGATCGCAGACGACTCGGAGGATCTCAGACAACGCGTCCGCCGGCTCCTCGCCGGGCTTGATGGCGTCGAGATACGCGGAGAGGCGACCGACGCCGAAGAAGCGATCACGCTCGCCGCGCACCACCCGTTCGACGTAGCCATTCTCGATATCCAGATGCCCGGCAGCGGCATCCGCGCGCTCAAACATCTCCGCCGAGACCATCCGTCCCTCCGGATCGTGATGCTCACCAACCACGCCGACGCGTTCTACTACCGGATCTGCATGCGCGCCGGCGCCGACTTCTTTCTGGATAAATCGATGGAGTTCGACCGGCTCCCGCACGTGTTTCAGCGGATCAAAACCGGCAACGCCCTGGCGGTATGACGCCGCCCCGAACCATCGCCTGAAGGCCCGCGCACCGGCTGACGCATCGCGGGGGGATGCCGTTTCCGATCGGCCGCGCAAGGTCGTGAGCTTTTCTCAGACCGCTCCCCGTCGCGCTCAACGTTCACGCAGCCTTTTCACCATCCGAACATCCGAAGGGTCGCCTGTGCGGCCCTTCGCCGTTTCCGGTCCACCCTCTCTCGATCCGGGCCGGCGTGTAGGACAGCGTTGGACACGAGGCCACACGGAAGTCTGACGGGCATCGCCGGCAAGCGCCTAGGTGGGTTCGACACGGATTTCAAGAAATTGAGGCATGTTCAACAACGAAAACCAGACCACAGATAAAGACATGAAAACGCACGAAAATAAAACGCCCGTCATGCAGCAGGTTGAAGGTAACTGGAAGCAGTTCATCGGCCAGATCAAGGAAAAATGGGGTGACATCACGAACGACGACCTCGACAAATTCCAGGGCCAGATGGACCAGCTGGAAGGGTACCTCGAAGAACGGACCGGCGAGTCGCGCGCCGCGGTGAAGCGCCAGATCGGCGAAATCGCGAGCCGGCTCAAGAAGGCCATCTGACCGCCGCCCCCGCGACGCTCAACCGTCTCAGGACGGACCGTTCAATCAACCGATACCCATCATGAAAGGAATCACACTTTATGTTACCCTCGCTCTCGCCGGCGTCACGTTCGTGGGATGCCAGCAGCAGCCTGACCAGGCGGACGCTGTTGAAAACCCGCAGATCGAGCGCATACAGGAAAACTTTCAGTCATCGCTCGACCGGATCGACAATCGGCTAGACGACCTCGAGGACCGACTCGCCGACACCGGCTCCGACATGCGCACCGAATGGTACGAAGCCATTGCGGAACTCCGAGAGGAGCGCATGGAGCTCTCTATGGAGTTGAGCGAATGGAAGGAAGCCAGCGCGACCGAATTGGAGGAAGCGCAGGAAGAAATGGACCATCGCCTCGCCGAGTTGAATGAAAAGATCGATGAGGCTCGCCTCTTTACGATCGACAAACGCGAGGACTTCACCCGCGCCGCCGAGGAGCAGATCGCCAAGATCGACGCCCGCATCAAAACGTTGCAGGTTAAACTCGAAGAAGCCGGCGACGAAACCCGCGAGCATTATGCGGATGCCATCGCCGAGCTGAAGGAGCTGCGCCAGGACATTGCTGAGAACTGGTCCGAACTCGAAGCATCGACCGAGCAGCAGTTCAACGAATTGCGCACCGAGCTCGCCGACGCCGTAACCCAGCTCGACCGGAAGGTCGACGAAGTCACGGACGACATCGACATGAAGCTCGACGATCAGCACGGTGGCTGATCCGACTCGCACGTGTCATGAACCGAGGCGGCGACCGCACCGAGTGCGGTCGCCTCGGCGTTTATTTTCGAACGCAACACATCGATATCCGCGCAAAAACACCGCAGAACCAAGTGCTTTGCGAACCCGTGTTTCATGAAACATTGCCGCACCGGTATCCACACCCAACCCATGCCCGATCCAGAGCAGATCGTTGTTCTGATCGCCGACGATTCCGATCCCTACGGAATCGCCTGCGTCGGCTTCTGGAATCCCTCGACTTCGCCGTGGTGCGTGGCGAAACCATCTCGGCCGATGGCGTCATCCAGCTCATCGATTCTGACGACCACTTTGATGTGGCGATCCTCGATATCCAGATGCCGGGCAGCGGCATCAAGGCCCTGAAACACATCCGCCAGCATCATCCCGCGGTCAAGGTCGTCATCCTCACCAACCACGCGGACCCCTTCTACTACAAAGTCTGCATGCAGGCCGGCGCGACCTGTTTCCTCGACAAGTCGATGGAATTCGACCAGCTCCCGGGCGTTCTCAAGGCCCTCTCCACCGACAGCTAACCCTCTACCCTCCTTTCTTGTAGGACAAGTCCTACAACGCATCCTCCCTCCCGCTGACACCCGACGGCAGCGCGGACCGATATCTTTCGGATCGTCATTTCAAGACCTTGTATACGCACCGTCCGACGGCCACAAGCCGTCTCTCTCTAATCTGACGAAGCGTAGTGACCCATGCAAGGTCTTTGGATTCTTACCGGAATGATGGTGGGCGTTGGCGCATACCTCCTCGCATCGCCGCATTCCTTCAGGCAGTTTTTTGTTTTTCTGTTGATCGGCACGATCGGAGCGCTGACAGGTGGCTTCGTGAGTGCTGCGGTTGATCCGGGCTCCGTGACTGATGTGCGGCTGATCAGCAGTTTTTGCGCCATGATCAGCGCCATGATCTTCCTGTTTGGCTATGCCGAACTCGAAGTGCCGACCGGAACGTGAGCACGTGATTTCCAACATAATCTCGGTCGAATAGCAACCGTCATCGTATGCACGCGCGATGACCTGGCCTCCACGCTATTCGGCAGGGTAAAGGCGAACGCGCTCGCGTTCGCCTTTTCTTTTTTTGCCTGCCGTAGCGAGCGCTTATTTGTAAGACCAGACCTACATGCATTCAGGAACAGGGCTGACCCTCCGCGCCATGGAAGACCGACAAGATCCGGCGTCGCCCGACTACCGGGAGGAGCCCACGGCGACTGTAGTTTCGGAAGTACCAGGCTTGTTTCCGAATCGAGTGTCTTTTGGAGGTACACAGTATGTTATTCGGTGCGCTTATCGCTTTCGTTCTCGCGCTGGTCGCCCTGTCGACCGGGCATCTTCTTCTGGCCATCGCGGCGTTGATCGGCTCCGTGGGCTCGCTCATCTTTTTCGTGCGCTCCTTCATCGGCATCTTCCTGCAGAGCAAGAGTGCGATCGCCTATCGAACGCATTTCCGGCTGATCGTCCGTTCCGGGCGCCGGCGGATTCGCTCACAGGGCCTGCGCCAGGCGCAGAGCGCGCGAAGCCTGGCCGGCCTGGATCACGAACTGGCGCGGCGCGCGGATATCACCTGGAACTGAGCACCCGGCGCCGGCCTGCCGGCGCATCCGCGGGGCCCTCTCCATCTTGAGGAGGTGGCCCCGCTGTTTTAGTCCACCCCGGCGGTGGCCTTCTTCTCCTGCAAGCAACAAAGCCCTCGTCTGGCGGCCACGCCGGCTCGAGGGCTTTGTTTGTTTGTCGAGGTGCGGTCTGGGCCGGTGCGCGCACGGTCGCGGCCAGGGGCCAGACAGGAGGCCACGCAACGAGCCTCACCGGGGGCCGCGCAGGAGGGCCAAAAAGAAAACACATTCACCCTGCGGGAGTGAATGTGTTTGCAATCTCCGGCTCTGGCTCCCGGGACGCGGGCCTCAGGCCCGGACGTGCGCCGGGCGCACTCAGAACAGGAAGGCCACTACGGCCAATACGATCAGCAGCACGCGGGCCACAATAAAGGGCCGGCGCGCTACGGCGACGCCGCCGAAGCCAAAAATCCAGCAACAATCGCGATAATCAGAAAAAACAGATGGCTAGCGATAACATAACTATCCTCCGTTGAATGATGTCTTCTGACTGCGGGCGATCGCGCGGGTTGGAAACGCGATCGCCCATCCTTCTAGTAACCTACGCCGCCTGCCATTGGGGTCACGTAGGCCGTCATCCATTCTTGCGTCGGACGAAAATGAGTCCGGCTGTAGGCTCAATCCTACAGCGGGTTCGGCGCGAAGCGCGGATAAAAAAAGGGGATATCCCCCACCAGAGATATCCCCTCGGATGCCCTCGATCCGCCTGTCGAGACCGGATCGGGGCTGCCGGCCGCATGCCGAGGTGCGGCCGAACTTTCAGTTACAGGTAGCCGAGCAACGCCAGCACGACGATGACGACGAGGAGCAAGCCGAGACCGCCGCTCGGTCCATAGCCCCAGCTGCGGCTGTGCCGCCAGGTCGGCAGCGCGCCTACGAGCAGCAACAACAGGATGACCAGAAGGATGGTGCTTGTCATGATATACCTCTTTTTTCGCTGATCCGATTTTTATCCGTGCGCATTAAAGCGACGGCTCAACTCAGGCCTTGCGACTTCCGGCCAGTATCACGACCACACCTGTCGCCAGCAGAATGGCGCCAGCGACCGGGGGAAGCGGAATCGTGTGCTCCTTCTGCGCCTCGATTTCGAGCTTCCCGAGATCGAGTACCTTCTCCTCCGTCATATAGGAAACCCCGCCATAAACGAGGCCTATGCCCCCGAGCACGATGAGCAAGAGCCCGATGAGTGTCATCCGTTTCATAATCTTTATCCATTGATTGAAGAGTCGATTTCCAGGGTCCGGCGTGGGACGAGTCCCGGTGAGCCCGCCGAACCGGGTTATATCTTAGGGCGGATTCGAGGGGACTCTCAATGGATCCGGGTACAGCGAGTGGGTACAGAAACGGATACATTCTCGCCGGCCTGCTTTATGTAGGAATCGTCTTACTTGCCGGCGTTTTGTCGGCTTACAGGAGGAGCAAACGGGCGACTACACAGCGATCCAGGGCCGGTGGGTATCCTTTAGCCGTTCTTCGTGTCCATCCACCCGAACACACCCATCTGCCATGACGCGTCTGCTTGTTGCCGAACCGACTTCCTTCAAAGGTGACCTGATCGCAACCGCGCTGGACGCCGAAGCCTGGTGCCGCGTTGTCGGGATCGTCACGGATCTCGCGCACATCGATGTGGAGGCCCGAAAGGTCGACGTCGTGCTCCTCAGCATGGCGTTCTCGCCGGGCGATGCGCTGGACGCCACGCGCAAGCTGGTGGCATCGGAGCCCGGCATCCGGGTCATCGCGATCGGCATTCCGGATTCCGAGCCGGCGATCCTGCACGCCATCGAGGCCGGCGCCTCGGGATACGTCCTCGAGACCGACTCCCTGGAGAAACTGCGCAACGTGGTTCGATCCGTGTCCGACCACGACGCGTACGCGGCGCCGAACATCGTCGCAGTGATGATGCGCCGGCTGCGCGAGCGGGTCTTCGCCCCGCTGACGCCCCCCGACGAA includes:
- a CDS encoding sulfatase-like hydrolase/transferase, with the translated sequence MNVRDLSALSAALLMTILALTGCRRPEPAAPPPPPGTPNILILFTDDQRADAIGAYDNPAIRTPTMDSLIGTGFSFRRNYVMGSHHGAVCAPSRAMLMSGRSLFNVYDNLDTVATYPEMMRGRGYTTFGTGKWHNSQASFARSFSVGRRVFFGGMADHFKVPVRDLKPDGTYTDPDTMSFSAELYADAAIDFLAAQSGSDTPFLAYVAFSTPHDPRTPPGPYAEMYPPDAVPLPANFMPAHPFHNGWLTGRDEQLAAWPRTESVIRAQLAEYYGLVTHTDAQIGRILAALRRAGKADNTLVVFAADNGLALGSHGLLGKQSLYEHSSRVPLVFAGPGIPHGETDAYTYLYDIFPTLVRRLGLPTVEGSEGVDLAPLWRGEEGAVRPSLFTTYEDLMRSVHEGDWKLIRYPKLHYNQLFNLAADPNELNNLAESPDQAERVAHLMELLADWQQRAHDPHPLTSEERMPMEYDYRTFTRSPDRWQPESVRKKYFGE
- a CDS encoding PAS domain S-box protein, yielding MDLRKYIAPDQAVFPALLDHITDVCLAIDTEGRIRFANRASERLMRRPLDQLAGLHLFTLVHEDDHAAITELLTQLAESPEDVLHHTFRLAVNDATRILESTWSTARRSDTEILFLMNAHDATERVSAQMKVRQREEELARAERVAQLATWERNLTTNQFSASKQLLEIYGISRDSNIAFKDLARFVPPEDLAMVQESMHHAQQSLGSIAIDHRITRMDGQERIVHIRGTVELNGKDFIMYGTAQDVTEMRTMERALRASEQRFRAIFDSTFQFIGLMKPDGTLIEANETALRFAGVEREDVIDRPFWDCYWWSIGTAQQERLKEAVRVAASGRFVRYNTEVYGAGERLTTIDFSIKPIFGADGQVVMLIPEGRDITDEMAAQRALQNSEALYRSLVTSLSDGVLLIDADGQIVATNPSAERMLGQPEHVLIGRNVRDDWHAVREDGSALSPEEYPAVRALESREPLRNQVIGLQMPAGGMRWVSINAEPIARFEGGYDNAVVLSLTDLTSRIRHEEQLQRSHRRLRELAAQLHSAQEEERARIAREVHDVLGQAMTSLRLDIVWLLDHYPVDDPAFSKRANATLKLVEETITTVRRISHELRPGVLDHFGLPTAIEWLCEQHQQRTDIAFTTVDETDGLIDDLDPKLAIALFRIFQEALNNVMKHADAASVRTHLEIVGDSLRVEIADDGRGITPDDIEHATSLGLLNMRERILPWNGTISIAGEPDQGTCITVTVPLP
- a CDS encoding response regulator transcription factor, whose protein sequence is MIRVLVADDHAVVRRGLVQIISETMDIQVTDQAGSADEVFTLVRSKAYDVLVLDLNLGEASGLEVLKQIKAELSNLPVLILSVYPENQFAVRTLRAGAAGYLNKDSAPEQLVQAIRRVSENKRYVSPAVAEELLFQLDSDTDGPLHETLSDREFQVMRQLASGKTVSEIAESLALSVKTVSTYRSRVLEKMNMKSNAELTHYAIKNDLIL
- a CDS encoding response regulator transcription factor translates to MDRPDTLEVLIADDSEDLRQRVRRLLAGLDGVEIRGEATDAEEAITLAAHHPFDVAILDIQMPGSGIRALKHLRRDHPSLRIVMLTNHADAFYYRICMRAGADFFLDKSMEFDRLPHVFQRIKTGNALAV
- a CDS encoding CsbD family protein: MKTHENKTPVMQQVEGNWKQFIGQIKEKWGDITNDDLDKFQGQMDQLEGYLEERTGESRAAVKRQIGEIASRLKKAI
- a CDS encoding response regulator transcription factor, translating into MNRGGDRTECGRLGVYFRTQHIDIRAKTPQNQVLCEPVFHETLPHRYPHPTHARSRADRCSDRRRFRSLRNRLRRLLESLDFAVVRGETISADGVIQLIDSDDHFDVAILDIQMPGSGIKALKHIRQHHPAVKVVILTNHADPFYYKVCMQAGATCFLDKSMEFDQLPGVLKALSTDS
- a CDS encoding DUF3309 family protein → MTSTILLVILLLLLVGALPTWRHSRSWGYGPSGGLGLLLVVIVVLALLGYL
- a CDS encoding response regulator transcription factor — protein: MTRLLVAEPTSFKGDLIATALDAEAWCRVVGIVTDLAHIDVEARKVDVVLLSMAFSPGDALDATRKLVASEPGIRVIAIGIPDSEPAILHAIEAGASGYVLETDSLEKLRNVVRSVSDHDAYAAPNIVAVMMRRLRERVFAPLTPPDERRFDELTEREHEILHLLAAGLSNRAIAERLFIEYGTVKNHVHNILNKLGVGSRHEAATCLAYA